In Euphorbia lathyris chromosome 9, ddEupLath1.1, whole genome shotgun sequence, the following are encoded in one genomic region:
- the LOC136205295 gene encoding 8-hydroxygeraniol oxidoreductase-like: MSEKSSQVIRCKAAVCWGYGEAMKVEEIQVDPPKSSEIRIKMLSASFCHTDILCSNGFPLPVFPRVLGHEGVGVVESIGDEVKEFKEGDIVIPAYIGECKECEMCKSGKTNLCLKYPLGFSGLMLDGTSRMSIRGQKLYHLLSCSTWSEYTVIDSNYVLKIPPNLKLAHASFLSCGFSTGYGAAWKEASVQNGSTVAVIGLGPVGLGAIEAARIQGASKIIGVDKNGRKKEKGEAFGMTDFINPEESGKSVSELIKEKTGGLGVDNCIECSGVPSLVNEALMSTTPGIGKAIIVGAGNVQSVEINYLSLLCGGNLKGCVFGGLKLHSDLPTLLQKCTNEELHVEELLSHEISLEEINKAFQLVKQPDCVKILINF; encoded by the exons ATGTCTGAGAAAAGCTCACAAGTAATTAGATgcaaag CTGCTGTATGCTGGGGATATGGAGAAGCAATGAAGGTTGAAGAGATACAAGTAGATCCTCCCAAATCTTCTGAAATTAGAATTAAGATGCTTTCTGCTAGTTTTTGCCACACTGATATCTTGTGCTCCAACGGTTTCCCATTG CCGGTTTTCCCCAGAGTTCTTGGACATGAAGGTGTTGG AGTAGTGGAGAGTATTGGGGATGAAGTGAAAGAGTTCAAGGAAGGAGATATTGTGATTCCAGCTTATATTGGGGAATGCAAAGAATGTGAAATGTGCAAATCAGGAAAGACCAATTTGTGCCTAAAATACCCCTTAGGTTTCAGTGGATTAATGCTGGATGGAACATCAAGAATGTCAATTAGAGGACAAAAGCTCTATCATCTTCTTTCATGCTCAACATGGTCTGAATATACTGTAATAGATTCCAATTATGTTCTTAAGATTCCCCCTAATTTAAAACTAGCACATGCTAGTTTTCTCTCTTGTGGATTCTCCACCGGCTACGGAGCTGCTTGGAAGGAAGCCAGTGTTCAGAATGGCTCTACTGTTGCTGTTATTGGCCTTGGGCCTGTTGGCTTAGGG GCTATAGAGGCGGCTCGAATACAAGGGGCAAGTAAAATAATAGGAGTGGATAAAAATggaagaaagaaggaaaaaggGGAAGCTTTCGGAATGACGGATTTTATAAACCCAGAAGAATCGGGAAAATCGGTGTCggaattaataaaagaaaaaacaggTGGATTAGGAGTGGACAATTGTATCGAGTGTAGCGGTGTACCATCTTTAGTCAATGAAGCTCTAATGTCAACAACTCCG GGGATTGGGAAAGCAATAATAGTCGGTGCAGGCAATGTTCAAAGTGTAGAAATTAACTATCTGAGCCTTTTATGTGGTGGAAATCTAAAGGGGTGTGTTTTTGGAGGGCTGAAACTTCACAGTGACCTCCCTACCCTTCTTCAAAAATGCACTAATGAG GAATTGCATGTTGAGGAGCTATTGAGCCATGAAATATCATTGGAAGAGATAAACAAAGCTTTTCAACTTGTCAAGCAGCCAGATTGCGTCAAGATTCTTATCAACTTTTAA
- the LOC136206680 gene encoding uncharacterized protein, translating into MVVRIGESSVYFIHPSENPALVLVTSPLSGLGDYHSWSQNMKMALLSKNKLDFVDGTIDAPERDSDMFQDWKRCNNLVLSWVIRSVSPSIQQSVLWLEDARKVWDNLKERFAQSDIFRVANLQGEIFTIKQGMRNVSEYFTCLQKLWDEFISIRSIPKWVCEGCVCNALYVVQRDRNLDQVICFLKGLNDSFSTIRSQIMVMDPLPNINKTFSLIIQFERQNVVQDSALSENFVAFVQNNKLSKKCAYCGFKNHTVDTCYKKHGYPPGYKFKNKMVRANMVDNEVFPVKNDEAGILGAVPQAEKQIVSQLTPEQITQLLKLIHNTQTSFVSCATTSVCPTSTSMMSELSDGEDDWIS; encoded by the exons ATGGTTGTTCGAATCGGAGAGTCTAGTGTGTATTTTATACACCCTAGCGAAAATCCTGCTCTTGTTCTAGTTACGTCACCACTTTCTGGACTAGGGGATTATCATTCTTGGAGTCAAAACATGAAGATGGCCTTACTCTCTAAGAATAAGTTGGATTTTGTGGATGGGACTATTGACGCTCCAGAGAGAGATTCTGATATGTTTCAAGATTGGAAAAGGTGCAATAATCTTGTGCTTTCTTGGGTGATTCGCTCTGTGTCACCGTCAATTCAACAAAGCGTTTTATGGTTAGAGGATGCAAGAAAGGTCTGGGATAATCTAAAAGAAAGGTTTGCTCAATCTGACATCTTTCGTGTGGCTAATTTGCAAGGAGAGATATTTACTATTAAGCAAGGTATGAGAAATGTCTCTGAATATTTTACTTGTCTTCAGAAATTATGGGATGAATTTATCTCTATAAGATCTATTCCTAAATGGGTATGCGAAGGATGTGTGTGTAATGCTCTTTATGTTGTTCAAAGGGATAGGAATTTAGATCAGGTGATCTGTTTTCTTAAAGGTTTGAACGATTCTTTTAGTACTATAAGGTCCCAGATCATGGTGATGGATCCACTGCCTAATATCAACAAAACTTTTTCTCTTATCATTCAATTTGAAAGACAGAATGTTGTTCAAGATTCAGCTTTAAGTGAGAATTTTGTAGCTTTTGTTCAGAACAACAAACTTTCAAAGAAGTGTGCTTATTGTGGTTTTAAGAATCATACGGTTGATACTTGCTATAAGAAGCACGGATACCCACCAGGTTATAAGTTCAAGAATAAAATGGTTAGGGCAAATATGGTTGATAATGAAGTTTTTCCTGTCAAGAATGATGAAGCTGGTATTTTGGGTGCTGTTCCTCAGGCAGAAAAACAAATTGTTTCTCAATTAACTCCAGAACAGATTACTCAACTGCTGAAATTGATTCATAATACGCAGACTTCCTTTGTGAGTTGTGCTACAACTTCAGTTTGTCCTACTTCCACTTCTATGATGTCAg AACTCTCAGATGGGGAGGATGATTGGATCAGCTAA